A portion of the Oxynema aestuarii AP17 genome contains these proteins:
- a CDS encoding RNA-guided endonuclease InsQ/TnpB family protein codes for MLRGLDKNWQSFFAANQAYKVNKEKFLVNPKIPKYKNTQKGRQLLVYVKQALSKVALKKGKIKCSKTQIELETSVAEKVVEVRIVPRCDCYIIEVIYEEVEPTLKSNEWVASVDLGVDVLMAVTSNQPDFVPLLINGRPLKSLNQFYNKRKAFLQSQLKGNRPTSKRIQRLTRCRNQKVENYLHRASRYLVNLLVNRNITTLVIGKNEGWKQNAKMGKVNNQKFVGIPFNRLIEMLTYKCQLLGIKVAIAEESYTSQSNFFNLDPLPVYGETVKVPKFTGKRIKRGLYRTDTGLLCQADILGSYNILRKAFPNAFMGYGIERCVVHPRRINLSKPK; via the coding sequence GTGTTACGAGGATTAGACAAAAACTGGCAATCCTTTTTTGCCGCCAATCAAGCCTACAAAGTCAACAAGGAGAAGTTTTTAGTCAACCCGAAAATCCCCAAATATAAAAACACTCAGAAAGGTCGTCAATTATTGGTGTACGTGAAACAGGCTCTAAGTAAAGTGGCTTTAAAAAAAGGTAAAATCAAATGCTCAAAAACCCAAATAGAGTTGGAGACTTCTGTAGCCGAAAAAGTAGTGGAGGTGAGAATCGTTCCTCGATGCGATTGTTATATCATTGAGGTCATTTATGAAGAAGTAGAACCAACATTGAAATCCAATGAATGGGTCGCTAGTGTGGATTTAGGTGTAGATGTTTTAATGGCTGTAACTTCTAATCAACCGGACTTTGTTCCTCTGTTGATAAATGGCAGACCCTTAAAAAGCCTGAATCAATTCTACAATAAACGAAAAGCCTTTCTCCAATCCCAATTAAAAGGAAATCGACCCACCTCTAAAAGAATCCAGCGTCTGACTCGATGCCGAAATCAAAAAGTGGAGAACTATCTCCATCGAGCCAGCCGTTATCTGGTCAATCTACTCGTTAACCGAAATATCACCACCTTAGTGATTGGCAAAAATGAAGGTTGGAAACAAAATGCCAAGATGGGGAAAGTGAACAACCAAAAATTTGTGGGGATTCCTTTCAACCGTCTGATTGAAATGTTGACTTATAAATGTCAATTACTAGGGATTAAAGTGGCGATCGCTGAAGAGAGTTATACGAGTCAGTCGAACTTTTTCAACTTAGATCCGCTTCCGGTTTATGGAGAAACGGTAAAAGTTCCTAAGTTTACGGGAAAAAGAATTAAAAGAGGTCTTTACCGGACTGATACAGGATTATTGTGTCAAGCGGATATCTTAGGCTCCTATAATATCTTAAGAAAAGCATTCCCAAATGCCTTTATGGGCTATGGGATAGAGAGGTGCGTAGTTCACCCAAGGAGAATTAATCTCTCGAAGCCAAAATGA
- a CDS encoding IS630 family transposase: MNIIDELDNFIENTTNTKEMKRALAAKMKLSGQPSKKIEEILNVSSSFVSQWKNKAIFEGVESLNLQYKGSKGYLKPEEKTQITSWIRQQEYLRLSDLKRYLQQEYNVIYSSNQSYYDLLKAAGMSWKKSQKKNPAKDEKLVKKKEEEIQKKLKDWEEDIKAGKLAVFMIDECHLLWGDVLGFVWGRKDIRVEIPIKNQKSRQSYYGALDYQTHEFILQEYPKADTDNTIQFIQYLREQRPGQKLAIFWDGARYHDSQQFRDFLKELNEGLEEDEWLITCTKFAPNAPEQNPVEDIWLQTKNFLRTFYFLCDSFKRVKELFKIFADGQVFDFPKLYSYGFLPQMT; encoded by the coding sequence ATGAATATCATAGACGAGCTAGATAATTTCATTGAAAATACCACAAATACCAAAGAAATGAAGAGAGCATTGGCAGCCAAAATGAAATTATCTGGTCAACCCTCTAAGAAAATTGAAGAAATATTAAATGTTTCTTCGAGCTTCGTTAGTCAATGGAAAAATAAAGCAATTTTTGAGGGTGTTGAGAGTTTGAATCTTCAATACAAAGGAAGTAAAGGCTATCTAAAACCGGAAGAAAAAACACAAATCACTTCATGGATAAGACAACAAGAGTATTTGAGATTGTCTGACTTAAAACGATATTTGCAGCAAGAATACAACGTGATTTATTCTTCAAATCAAAGTTATTATGACTTGCTGAAAGCGGCTGGCATGAGCTGGAAAAAGTCGCAAAAAAAGAATCCAGCCAAAGATGAAAAGCTAGTCAAAAAAAAAGAAGAAGAAATTCAAAAGAAGCTTAAGGACTGGGAAGAGGATATCAAAGCTGGAAAGCTTGCTGTGTTTATGATTGATGAATGTCATCTTCTTTGGGGAGACGTCTTGGGTTTTGTTTGGGGAAGAAAAGATATAAGAGTCGAAATTCCCATTAAAAACCAAAAAAGTCGCCAAAGTTATTATGGCGCTTTAGATTACCAAACTCATGAATTTATTCTTCAAGAATACCCGAAAGCCGATACCGACAATACCATTCAGTTTATACAATACTTACGAGAACAAAGACCGGGACAAAAATTAGCCATTTTTTGGGATGGTGCCAGGTATCACGACTCTCAACAATTTCGAGATTTTTTAAAAGAGCTAAATGAAGGCTTAGAAGAAGATGAATGGTTGATTACTTGTACGAAGTTTGCTCCGAATGCTCCCGAGCAAAATCCAGTTGAAGATATTTGGCTGCAAACTAAAAATTTCTTGAGAACATTTTATTTTTTATGTGATTCATTTAAAAGAGTTAAAGAGCTATTCAAGATATTTGCTGATGGCCAAGTTTTTGATTTCCCTAAGCTATATTCTTATGGATTTTTGCCACAAATGACTTAG
- a CDS encoding type IV pilin-like G/H family protein, giving the protein MVNYLNTLQIDYYSANNKFATAIADLDGELPQETENYRYQIDIGDNDRSVLLTGTAKQANFKSYTVLLFIDNFDTERGEHAFNFSTCVTEQPSMTAPGRPLVIPRENPTLEPSEIQCPEGSEYLYGF; this is encoded by the coding sequence TTGGTTAACTATCTCAATACGCTGCAAATCGATTATTATTCCGCCAATAATAAATTTGCAACGGCGATCGCCGATCTCGATGGGGAACTGCCACAGGAAACGGAGAATTACCGCTATCAAATCGACATCGGAGATAACGATCGCAGCGTACTGCTGACCGGGACGGCGAAACAAGCCAACTTTAAAAGTTATACGGTTCTGCTGTTTATCGATAACTTCGACACCGAGCGGGGAGAACATGCCTTTAATTTCAGCACCTGTGTCACCGAACAACCCTCAATGACAGCTCCCGGAAGGCCCCTGGTCATTCCTCGGGAGAATCCCACCCTAGAACCGAGTGAAATTCAGTGTCCGGAAGGT